The Methylobacterium durans nucleotide sequence GAGGGCCTTGCCCCAGGAACAGCTGCCCTTCCGGACGAGATAAAGCGGATTCGCGATCTGCGAGTAGCCGAAGCGCAGGCCCGATTGACGGCCGAGCTTCACACCGAGATGAACACCACGGGTGCTGCTCGCGTGCACGATGGCGCCGTGCGGAGCGATCTGCCGGCTGAAATCGACGTCCTCGAGCCAGGCGTAAGATCCGAGCGACTCGTCGAACCGCAGCCGATGCTGGCGAACGGGAGCGAGGCGCACGCTCATGTTGCACCCGTAACCGTTATAGACCGGCCTGAGCCCGGCAGGATGCGCGCCGGCGCCCAAGTCCGCGGCGATCGCCGCCCGCGCCTCGTCGAAACTCAGTCCCGGGCCGATGATGCCGTCACGAATCACGTGGCCGGTCGTCATCACGATGTCCGGGTGAGCGAGGAGCAGCGCCTCGACCTCGCGCAGGTAGTCGGCGCAGGGGACGAAGTCGTCGTCGAAGAAGACGACCGCGTCGCAATCGTCGAGGCCGTCGAGGATCGCGTTGCGCTGCAAGGTCAGGCCGCGCGGTCCACTCACCACCGTCACGCCTTCGCATTCGATGACGGGCCCGGCATCCTCGCGCGTCGGGGTGCATACGACGATCCGGTCGGGTGCGCGATCCTGCTTCCGGATCTCCGCGATCGTCCTCGCCAGGATGCCAGGTCTTCCGGCCGTGGCGATGCCCACGGCGAGCCGCAGGCGCGCGGCCTGAGTGGCAGGAGGACATTCACGACGCGGTGCCGGCGCGAATGTCGCCTCCTCATCCGCCACCGGGCTCGTTCGGGAGAGGGAGGTGCCGAGGTTGCCGGCCGCCATCGGTGATCACCTCATCAGGACAAAGCTGCCAAGAAGCACAGACGACCCTGTGCGCGGGAATGTTGCGGCGCGTTCGCGAGGGCTTTCCTGCTGCACTGCGGCATTCTGCCAAACTGAGCCGTGGACGACAGGCTCTGTACGTCTTCTACCGTGACGCGGATCCAAGCTAACAACCAACGGATGTGCTGCTGAACATCATGCGATCGAACAGGCGAGCGAGATCTATGCAATCGAGGCGTGTTGATCGCTCCACACGAACTCGCGTGAAGAAGACATCAACGCAGCGTTGCCGCGATGGCCGACCGGGAGCCCGTCACCGAACGTACCCAGGCAGGAGGGCCGGGTCTCGGATCTGGACCGGCCAAGCCTCCATGCCCCAATGTGGCTTGGTTGGGGTGAGCCGCTCGGCTAAATGGCACCCGGGTTGTCCGTCAGATCGACCCGCGGAAGCACGCTGTGGGACTGTTCTTGAGAGTTGCTTCGTGCGTCCTTGCCGCAGTTTGATACGTGCGGTGCTTTGCTTTCTAGATCTGGCTGACAAGCAAGTTGAGGTGCAGAGAGATCGCCATGTCGACCGCGAAAAGCTTGGCGCAATGTCTCGAACAGCTGGCCTGCCGCCACAGGTCAGCGACGGGTGAAGACACCATCACCAGCCACGCGATCGCCCAGGCGGCCGTCCTGGTCACCCTGTTGCACGACGAGAACGAGCGTTTGCGGTTGCAGGCCGCCCAGATCGCCGGCGTGAACACACGCCTGAGCTTGTCCGGCCACAGCGACCCCTTCGACGCGCTGGTCTCCGAGTATGAGGCGCTCCAAGGCCGCCTTCTCGCCACGGAGCGTGAGAGGGACATGGCGCGTGCCGAGCGGGACGCGCTGCGTGATCGTACGATCCAACTGCCGAAGCAGATCGCGCGCGCGGCGGGCTGAGGCACCCCGCGCCGGCACGCGTGCTTGCCCGTCCTGCTAGCGCGCTCCGCCGACGCGCGCCAATTCCGCCGGCTGCGGACGCCGCGGAGGTTGCGGCGGGTGCTTGATCGTTGCGCCGGGCCGGGATGCGAGGCCGACCGCTCTCGCGCCGGAATCAGGAAGTGCCTCGCTCGCGCTGGCCTGCGTCTGCAGGGGGAGGCGGGCGGTTTGCGTCCCTCCGGGTGCGCCCGGGGGCCCGGGTGGCCCGGCCGGTCCGGGTGGCCCCGCGGGTCCGGCCGGCCGGGAGGGCCTTGCAGCCCAGCCTGGACGGAGGCAGGCCGCCCCGCGCCCGCTGCTGCGCCGGATGGTCCCTGCTGGCCGCAATTGCTCACCACTGCCTCGTAGGTCCGCCCCTCGATCTCGACTGAGACGATGCAGCGGGCCGGGTGGTAGACCGCCTCGAACTGGAACTTGCCCACTTCGTCCGACTCCGTGGGGAACCGCCCCTCCAGCAGCACCGGCGTTCGCGGGTGATCGGAGGTTCCGACGACATAGAGACGCCCGGCCGTGATGCTGGCGATCAAGATGTCCGTATCCGCCTTCCCAGGGCCGCCGAAAGCCAGCGGGAGGGCGAGCCCGAGAAGCCGGGCGAGACGGTTCCATCCGAGAGTTGGCATCTGGTCCCCGGGCTCGTGGAAGCGCCTCGGCAAGGAAGGCGGCCGGCGCGTACTGCCTTGTGCGCCTTGATCCCGGCGCCGCCGAGATCCGCTTCGGTCACGGTCTGTCTGCCGGCTTTGCGGCCAAGGCGGGGCAGCCTACTCGATCTGCAATACCCGAAGCGGATCGATCCGGCCCCGAATGAAATCCCGCGCGGCGAGGATGTTGCCCTTCAGCCGCCCGCGCCGGTCGATGTACGGTTCAGGCCGCGTTGACCGGAGCGTATTCATCAGCACGTTCCGGGCAACAATGTTCAGGACATGCCCGAGCCGCATCGTCCGCTTCCGGGCAAGGTAGATCGGGTTGATCACCTGCGAGTACCCGAAGCGCACGCCGGAGGTCCGGCCGTGCTTCACCCCGAGATGGACGCCGGAGACCGCGCTCGTCTCGACGATGCGCCCGAACCTGCTCAAGCGGCAGGAGAAATCGACATCCTCCTGCCAACCGTAGAGGGGCAGGTTCTCGTCGAAGCGGACTGAGCGGCTGTGTTCCAAGCGGATCGCCATGTTGCAGCCGTAGGCGGAGGCCCGATCCGCGATGCGGGGTGGGGCGCCGGTGTCCATCCGATGTCCCGACAGGATCGCATCCGCCTCGCCGACTGAGAGCCCAGGCCCGATGATGCCGTCCTTGAGGATCGTCCCGTTGAACAGGGCCACGTCGGCATGCCGGGTTGCGAGTTCCTCCAAGCGAGCGAGGTAGGACGGATGGAGGAGGAAATCGTCGTCGATGATCAGCAGGATCCCGCTCTCGCTCGCGAGCGTGTCGAGGATCGCGTTGCGCTGCGAGCACGAGCCCTTGCGGTACTTCATGTGCGTGATCGGTAGGCCGAAGGCCGCTTCGTCGACGGCATACTCCTCGTTGTCGGGCGTGCAGACGAGCACGCGGTCGGCCGGCCGGGTCTGTCCCGCGATTCGCTGAAGCGCAGCTTCGATGATCGTGCTGCGGCCGGTGCTCGCGATTCCGACAAACATCTTCATGGTCATACAGTCTCCGGTAGGAGGCGGCGCTCGTCAGAGGTGCGGCCGAGTTCTGCGCGACCCCGGTGTGCCGGGGTGACGAGCGTTTCCGGGGCGGGTCGACGGCGCTCGAATGCGCGCGGAGAGGTAAGAAGCGCGCGACGCGCTGATGCGATCAGGATCGGACGCGATCCGGCTCTCGTGCAAGTTGTGAAGCCGCAAATCGTGGGGGCAGGGCGCGATCTCCTCGGCCGATCTAGCAGGCACAGTCTTTGTTGCGCCGCATCAAAGCGTCCTTCGATCCTCAGGGCGCGCGGATCCTGCGTTCGGCAACGCACACACGCAACTACAAATATTGGTTCTCGGTGTCCGTCGAGCGCGGCATTTTAACTCGCGTGGGCAGCGTATTTCCTGCTCAAACTGCGGTCCTCGCTGCTCTTCCGCGTATTAATTGCGTCGAATTGCGTCTGGAGCCGGCACATTTACGCGTATTGCATATTTTATAGGCAGTTCTATAAAAAAGACTGGCTAAATGCGGACGGGGCCACTTTGGTTCCACGAGAATTCAAATTTTTTTGTTTCCTTTTGTGGTCACGGTGCAGTGCGCATGTTGCTTTGCGGAATGGGTTGTGGTCCTTTCCGTAACGTCTTATTCCAAAGCGGCTCCCGCTAGTGTCGTCGGCGATCGCCGGCTCCGTTCCGCGGTCATCGGCCGCCGATGCGCAGGTATGTCGGAGGCTCGCCAAGCCGGAGACGTCGTCGTGCCGTGCTGCGGAACAGGTGTGCGCTCACCGTCCACGCCGCTCGATCTCGCCCGGGCGCGTGGGAGGCGGCATCCGAGAGGGATTCTAGCACAACCTATACAGAGAAAGGCGCGTGACCCGCGCAGGGCGGAGCGGATGGATGAGCGATCCGCCATAGATTGGGAGATAGGATGTACAACCCAGTTCTCCGACCGGGTGTCCCTACGTCGTTCACCGATCAGGAGAAGGCGGAGGCCATCAGCATCCGCGACGTCGTTCGCTTCGTGCGCGAGTCTTTCGCGACCATCCTCGTCGCCGCACTCGTGTGCGCCGCGCTGGGCGCCGTGTTCTGTGCAGTGGTCAAACCGCGCTACACCGCGAATGCGCAGATCCTGATCGAGCCCGCGCGGACGCCAGCCCTGCTCCAGGAGCCCAGCCGCGCCTCTGCGACGCTGGAGACGGAGACGGGGCGCATCGAGAGCCAGATCCAGGTGATCAAGTCGGCGCAGATCGCCCGCGAGGTGATCCGCCAGCACAATCTCCTTGATGATCCGGAGTTCAAGCTGCCCGAGCCCAGGCCGTCGCTGCTGACGAGGCTTCTCGGGTCATTCCAGGATGAGGCGCCGCAGGAACCCTCAGACGTCGAGGCCGCCCGGCTGACACATGCGGTCGACGCCTTCAACAGCCGGCTGACCGTGCGCCGCATCGGCCAGTCCTTCGTGGCCGAAGTCCAGTTCTCCGCGGAGGAGGCCTCCAAGGCTAGCACGATCACCAACGCGATCCTTGACGCCTACATCAAGGCCGATGTCGCGGCCAAGGCTGACAGCGCTCGGCGCGGCAGCGCATGGCTGACGGAGCGGCTCAACGAACTGCGCGACCAGGTGGCCGAGTCCCGCGGTGCGCTAGAGCGGTTCAAGGCCTCGAGCGACGTTCAGAGCGCCAGCGACCGCACCGTGAAGCTCGCCCAGCTCGAGAGCGTGACGCAGACGCAGAGCAGGCTCTACGACGCCTTCTTGCAGCGCTCGCTCGAGACCGTTCAGAACATCACCTATCCGGTGCCCGATGCGCGCATCATCGCCTCCTCGGTAAAGCCGCAGGCCAAGAGCTTCCCCAAGACCACCCTTGTCATCGCCTTCACGGGCCTCGTCGGTGCTGCGCTAGGCACCGGCATCGCGATGGCCCGGAACGGCGCGGATCGGCGTATCCGCTCGGTGAAAGCGGCCGCAACGGCCGCGAATTGCAGCGTGCTCGGCATGATCGCTACCATCCCGAAGGACAGGCTCGTGCTCCGCGGGGAAGCGGCTCGCAAAGGAGCCGCCGCGCGGGCGGCCAGCGCGCTGCCCGTTCTGCGAACTGTCTGGGCACGCGGGCTCGGCCGAAGGGCCGACAGCGACTTCCGAGCGCTCAAGGTCGCATTCAGCGCCGCACAGCTCGCCCAGCCGATCAAGCGGCTCGGCATTACCTCTCCGGGCCGCGGTGAGGGGAAGACCACCGTCGCGGCAAATCTCGCTACGGTCCTGGCGAACCCTGAGAGCCGCGTGCTGCTCGTCGACCTATGCAGTGACGACCGCACCCTCAGCCGCACCCTCACATCCGACCGCACGATCGGCCTGATCGATTACCTCGCCGATCCCCAGGCGCTGCCTAAGGTCGTGGTCCGCCATCCGAAGGTCGAGGGGCTGTTCGTCCTGCCGCTCGGCTCCGCGCCGATACAGGGCTCTCCCGCTGAGATCCTCGCGGCCGCCCGCCACCGGCCGAATCTCGAGGCGCTGGGTCAGGTCTTCGACATCGTGATCTTCGACATGCCCGACATCGACCATGCGCCCGAAGCCCTGGTCCTGGCCTCTCTTCTCGACGCCATCGTCGTCGTCGCTGAGTTCCGGGGCACCTCCATGGACGCTCTCGCCGACACCGTCGCGAGCCTTCGCGGCAGCCGGGCGGAGGTTCTGGGCCTCGTCGTCAACAAGGTTCCCTCCCGGGAGATGAACGCGTGACGCATCCGCGACCCTCGCTTCGCCGAGCCGCTCGCCCGCCGGCCTTCCTGGCTCTCCTGGCCGCCCTACTGCTCGCCGTGCAGGCGGGGCCCGCGGCGGCCGTCGACGAGGGTTACCGGCTCGGCCCGCAAGACCGGCTGCGCATCAAGATCGTCGAGTGGCGGCCCGGCGCGGGGCAGGCCGTGGAGTGGGAGGCGCTGTCGGACTTCTACAGCGTGAATGCCTCCGGACGGCTCTCGATGCCGATGCTCGGCGAGTTCGTCGCTGGCGGCAAGACGACGGCGACGCTGGCGGATGCCATCGGCGCCGAGATGCAGAAGCGGGTCGGCATGCCGACCCGCCCAGAGGTCTCGGTCGAGATCGATACCTACCGCCCATTCTACATCCTCGGGTCCGTGACGAAGCCGGGCGACTACGCCTTCCGGCCGGGCATCACACCCCTTCAGGCCGTCGGCATCGCCGGTGGGTTCTATCGGCCCACGGATGCGGGGCTCCTGCG carries:
- a CDS encoding glycosyltransferase family 2 protein: MAAGNLGTSLSRTSPVADEEATFAPAPRRECPPATQAARLRLAVGIATAGRPGILARTIAEIRKQDRAPDRIVVCTPTREDAGPVIECEGVTVVSGPRGLTLQRNAILDGLDDCDAVVFFDDDFVPCADYLREVEALLLAHPDIVMTTGHVIRDGIIGPGLSFDEARAAIAADLGAGAHPAGLRPVYNGYGCNMSVRLAPVRQHRLRFDESLGSYAWLEDVDFSRQIAPHGAIVHASSTRGVHLGVKLGRQSGLRFGYSQIANPLYLVRKGSCSWGKALHQMSRNIAMNVARCAWPEPYVDRVGRLRGNLLAALDLLRGRLEPARILSLGS
- a CDS encoding glycosyltransferase family 2 protein — protein: MKMFVGIASTGRSTIIEAALQRIAGQTRPADRVLVCTPDNEEYAVDEAAFGLPITHMKYRKGSCSQRNAILDTLASESGILLIIDDDFLLHPSYLARLEELATRHADVALFNGTILKDGIIGPGLSVGEADAILSGHRMDTGAPPRIADRASAYGCNMAIRLEHSRSVRFDENLPLYGWQEDVDFSCRLSRFGRIVETSAVSGVHLGVKHGRTSGVRFGYSQVINPIYLARKRTMRLGHVLNIVARNVLMNTLRSTRPEPYIDRRGRLKGNILAARDFIRGRIDPLRVLQIE
- a CDS encoding polysaccharide biosynthesis tyrosine autokinase, with the protein product MYNPVLRPGVPTSFTDQEKAEAISIRDVVRFVRESFATILVAALVCAALGAVFCAVVKPRYTANAQILIEPARTPALLQEPSRASATLETETGRIESQIQVIKSAQIAREVIRQHNLLDDPEFKLPEPRPSLLTRLLGSFQDEAPQEPSDVEAARLTHAVDAFNSRLTVRRIGQSFVAEVQFSAEEASKASTITNAILDAYIKADVAAKADSARRGSAWLTERLNELRDQVAESRGALERFKASSDVQSASDRTVKLAQLESVTQTQSRLYDAFLQRSLETVQNITYPVPDARIIASSVKPQAKSFPKTTLVIAFTGLVGAALGTGIAMARNGADRRIRSVKAAATAANCSVLGMIATIPKDRLVLRGEAARKGAAARAASALPVLRTVWARGLGRRADSDFRALKVAFSAAQLAQPIKRLGITSPGRGEGKTTVAANLATVLANPESRVLLVDLCSDDRTLSRTLTSDRTIGLIDYLADPQALPKVVVRHPKVEGLFVLPLGSAPIQGSPAEILAAARHRPNLEALGQVFDIVIFDMPDIDHAPEALVLASLLDAIVVVAEFRGTSMDALADTVASLRGSRAEVLGLVVNKVPSREMNA